The proteins below are encoded in one region of Myxococcales bacterium:
- a CDS encoding 30S ribosomal protein S18 produces the protein MQTQYDSRRNNSDVEDLNGFRNGRSSGGKKIAGKLGISKEQAFDYKNPQFLKSFLTERGRILPRRLTGLDAKQQRALTRAIKRSRQLALLPYVGNSE, from the coding sequence ATGCAGACACAATACGATTCACGCCGTAACAACTCCGATGTCGAGGACCTCAATGGTTTTCGTAATGGGAGGTCTTCAGGTGGCAAGAAAATAGCCGGAAAGCTTGGAATCAGTAAAGAGCAAGCGTTTGACTATAAAAACCCTCAGTTTTTAAAGAGCTTTTTGACGGAACGCGGCCGTATTTTACCACGTCGTTTGACTGGTCTTGACGCCAAACAGCAGCGCGCTCTGACCCGTGCGATTAAGCGTTCTCGGCAGCTTGCGCTTTTGCCTTACGTTGGCAACAGCGAATAG
- a CDS encoding PhnD/SsuA/transferrin family substrate-binding protein, with protein MGSVFFPMYDVLAIRGLTQRWAELLAGGLAQRGLGAGAREVYWPTDLESAWRDPDLLLSQCCGYAIAFDEPAGLDVLAVPAYDFPGCEGPNYRSVLLVREDEKGESLSEFRGTKFAYNQKNSHSGYTVLRHELAKIQATSPSFFSKAFATGSHAASIAAVQKKDADLSCVDCVSYGLLKRHCPDSVEGLRVLAWSDSSLALPYVTSERYASFRRLLLEILEYAFSTPEHRELRAELGLVGFFSKRNSDFQSHRVMAQNATNTGVTGL; from the coding sequence GTGGGTAGCGTTTTTTTCCCTATGTATGATGTTCTGGCCATCCGCGGCCTGACTCAGCGCTGGGCAGAGTTGCTTGCTGGCGGACTAGCCCAACGTGGTCTTGGCGCTGGAGCCAGAGAGGTCTATTGGCCGACGGATTTGGAATCCGCTTGGCGGGACCCGGATCTGCTTCTGAGCCAGTGTTGCGGCTATGCGATTGCCTTCGATGAGCCTGCTGGCTTGGATGTTCTGGCTGTGCCCGCATACGATTTTCCCGGTTGCGAAGGGCCGAACTATCGAAGCGTGCTGCTGGTTCGTGAGGATGAAAAAGGTGAGAGTTTGTCTGAGTTTCGCGGCACAAAGTTCGCTTACAACCAGAAAAACTCGCATTCCGGTTATACCGTACTCCGGCATGAACTCGCTAAAATTCAAGCGACATCGCCATCCTTTTTCTCCAAAGCATTTGCCACCGGTAGCCACGCTGCCAGTATCGCGGCGGTGCAAAAAAAAGATGCCGATCTGAGCTGCGTTGACTGCGTTAGTTATGGGTTGTTAAAACGACACTGTCCTGACAGTGTCGAGGGTTTGCGTGTGCTTGCTTGGAGTGATTCTTCCTTGGCCTTGCCTTACGTCACCTCGGAGCGCTATGCGTCGTTTCGACGGTTGTTGTTGGAGATTCTTGAATATGCCTTTAGCACTCCGGAGCATAGAGAGCTCAGGGCGGAGCTTGGATTGGTCGGTTTTTTCTCAAAACGCAATTCGGATTTCCAGAGCCATCGAGTCATGGCGCAGAATGCAACAAATACGGGCGTAACGGGGCTCTAG